From Carya illinoinensis cultivar Pawnee chromosome 5, C.illinoinensisPawnee_v1, whole genome shotgun sequence, one genomic window encodes:
- the LOC122310947 gene encoding uncharacterized protein LOC122310947, with amino-acid sequence MKIQKQHQGTSDNINKPSSSSTSSSSSSSFALSPSKRLLSGSPKPNNAPAPCRSRSRSRSPTISDHPHPALKKTRDLPNLSQCHACGFRTDTGNGKQRLQTLYSEWRIVLLCKKCAVRVESSEMCSYCFQETLAAECFCCGECNRRVHRDCFKKYRTVAPWSYSCSGEEFSVCVDCWVPRPIALSRALFGGRKIRRRDRSGGKARDSRILDGAKSLKDVAENANCVAKKKIEEAAKARVEAVRKAVVARRAVELATNALDFVASRDENGEKVQTVDDAELAFQLHRAMNSSPRISRNLWENKGDSLVGGSCLGYPNVCGKLEPDRSVLEPVVCAGSLDGGSSMNVNCLKSVGKIETSGVKDGECQMRCDSEFGILGVRLEGEGSCSIKLSNSNGDDNSMDSANRSSHQQHKPTMPKDKRYNGEPDRYPLKYCRRNRK; translated from the coding sequence ATGAAGATCCAGAAACAGCATCAAGGAACCTCCGACAATATTAACAAACCTTCCTCCTCTTctacctcctcctcttcctcttcttcttttgctcTGTCTCCCAGCAAGCGCCTCCTCTCTGGCTCCCCCAAGCCAAATAACGCCCCGGCCCCTTGCCGAAGCCGAAGCAGAAGCCGAAGCCCCACGATCTCCGATCATCCTCACCCGGCCCTAAAGAAAACCAGGGACCTACCCAATCTGTCCCAATGCCACGCCTGTGGCTTCAGAACCGACACGGGTAATGGTAAGCAAAGACTCCAAACCCTATACAGCGAATGGCGCATCGTTCTTCTTTGCAAGAAATGTGCGGTCCGCGTGGAATCCTCCGAAATGTGTTCCTATTGTTTCCAAGAAACCTTGGCTGCCGAGTGTTTCTGTTGCGGCGAATGCAACCGACGCGTTCATAgagattgttttaaaaaatatcgaACCGTGGCGCCGTGGTCATATTCGTGTTCCGGCGAGGAGTTTTCGGTTTGTGTGGACTGTTGGGTGCCCAGGCCGATAGCTTTGTCCAGAGCGCTTTTTGGGGGTAGGAAGATTAGGAGGAGGGACAGGAGTGGTGGGAAAGCGAGAGATTCTAGGATTCTGGATGGTGCGAAGTCGTTGAAAGATGTGGCGGAGAATGCAAATTGCGTGGCTAAGAAGAAGATTGAAGAGGCTGCTAAGGCTAGAGTGGAGGCCGTGAGGAAAGCAGTAGTGGCGAGGAGGGCGGTAGAGTTGGCGACTAATGCTCTGGATTTTGTCGCCAGTAGAGATGAGAATGGGGAGAAGGTGCAGACTGTTGATGATGCGGAACTGGCGTTTCAGTTGCACCGGGCGATGAATAGCTCGCCTAGGATTTCAAGGAACTTATGGGAGAACAAGGGTGATTCGTTGGTTGGAGGGTCATGCTTGGGGTATCCTAATGTTTGTGGGAAGCTTGAACCTGATAGAAGTGTTTTGGAACCTGTGGTATGTGCCGGGTCTTTGGACGGTGGTTCTTCCATGAATGTCAATTGTCTAAAGTCAGTTGGAAAGATTGAGACGAGTGGTGTCAAGGACGGTGAATGCCAAATGAGGTGTGACTCTGAGTTTGGAATTCTGGGTGTGCGATTGGAGGGAGAGGGGAGCTGTTCCATTAAGTTGTCAAACTCAAATGGAGATGATAATAGTATGGACTCTGCAAACCGATCTTCTCATCAACAACACAAACCGACTATGCCCAAGGATAAACGATACAATGGAGAGCCTGATAGATATCCGTTAAAGTATTGTAGGAGAAACCGGAAATAA